A segment of the Candidatus Polarisedimenticolia bacterium genome:
GGGCTTCATGTCGCAGAGCGGCGCCCTGGGCGAGGTCATCCTGGCGCACGCGCACGAGATCGGCCTGGGGATCGCCTATTTCGTGAGCATGGGGAACAAGGCCGACATCTCGGGCAACGACCTCATCGAGGCCTGGGAGGACGACCCGCGCGTGAACTGCATCCTGATGTACCTCGAGTCGTTCGGCAACCCCACGCGCTTCCTGTCGATCGCCAGGCGGGTGACGCGCAAGAAGCCGATCCTGGCGGTCAAGTCGGGGCGCACCGCGGCCGGGGCGCGCGCCGCGTTCTCCCACACCGGGGCCCTCGCGGGGACCGGGGCGGCCTACGACACGCTCCTCGACCAGGCCGGCGTGATCCGCGTCGATTCGATGAGCGAGATGTTCGAGCTGGCGACCGCCTGCGCGCACCAGCGTCCGCCCCGGGGCAACCGCGTCGGCATTCTCACCAATGCCGGGGGGCCGGCGATCATGGCGACCGACGCGTGCGCCACGCTGGGCCTGGACGTCGTCGAGCTGGGCGCCGGCACGCAGGAGAAGCTCCGGCGCGTCCTGGTCCCGGAGGCGAGCGTGCGGAACCCGGTCGACATGGTGGCCGGGGCCGACGCGTCGAGCTACGCGCAGGCTCTGGCGATCCTCCAGGACGATGACGACCTCGACGGACTGATCGTGATCTTCGTGTCGCCGATCATGATCAACGCCCTGGAGGTGGCTCGCGCCATCATCGCCGCCTCGAAGGGCGCCCGGGTGCCGATCCTGACCTGCTTCATGGGAAAGGAGCAGGGCCGCCGGGGCGTCGAGGAGCTGCGGCGGGCCGGCGTCCCGGTCTATCTGTTTCCCGAGGAGGCGGCGCGCGCCCTGGCCGGTCTCGACCACCACCGGCGCGTCCGGGAGCGCGTGGAGGGCACGCACCGCGCCTTCGACGTGGATCGACGGCGCGCCGCGGCCGTCCTCGAGGCCGCGGCCGCGGCGGGCCGGGCGGCGCTCGCGCCGGAGGAGACCGAGGCCCTCCTGCGCGCCTACGGCCTGCCCCTGGCCCCCTCGCGCCTCGCGGCGGATGCCCAGGAGGCGGTGGCGGCCGCGCGGGCGCTCGGTTTCCCGGTGGTCATCAAGGGCGTGGCCGAGAGCCTGGTGCACAAGAGCGAGGCGGGCGCGGTGCGGCTCGACCTGCGCAATGCGGAGGAGGTGGAGACCGCCTGCGCGGAGATGCGCGGATCGATCGGGGACCCGCGGCTCCGCTTCCAGGTCCAGGCGATG
Coding sequences within it:
- a CDS encoding acetate--CoA ligase family protein, coding for MDGALSAILRPRSIAVIGASRRPQSIGREILHNLIQYGFTGPIYPVNPHATSVHSIKCYPSLRDIPDPVDLAVVVVPKEIASAVVDDAVAGKVRGLVMITAGFREVGGEGTRLEQQIQARVRAAGIRMVGPNCMGVINTDPEIRMNATFAATRPEPGSVGFMSQSGALGEVILAHAHEIGLGIAYFVSMGNKADISGNDLIEAWEDDPRVNCILMYLESFGNPTRFLSIARRVTRKKPILAVKSGRTAAGARAAFSHTGALAGTGAAYDTLLDQAGVIRVDSMSEMFELATACAHQRPPRGNRVGILTNAGGPAIMATDACATLGLDVVELGAGTQEKLRRVLVPEASVRNPVDMVAGADASSYAQALAILQDDDDLDGLIVIFVSPIMINALEVARAIIAASKGARVPILTCFMGKEQGRRGVEELRRAGVPVYLFPEEAARALAGLDHHRRVRERVEGTHRAFDVDRRRAAAVLEAAAAAGRAALAPEETEALLRAYGLPLAPSRLAADAQEAVAAARALGFPVVIKGVAESLVHKSEAGAVRLDLRNAEEVETACAEMRGSIGDPRLRFQVQAMVRGGRETILGIARDPRIGPMLMFGLGGIFVEVMKDVVFRILPVTDVEAREMVRGIRGHPVLAGARGGPPADEGFLVEALLRLGQLAADHPSVEQVDINPLLAGPDRASSFVVDARVRVALTAPGSSVIMRG